The Lentzea guizhouensis genome contains a region encoding:
- a CDS encoding response regulator transcription factor, with the protein MADDLTTGEVTAVVVDDHPVVRAGVAHWLSTAQPPITLVASGEDPGVAWQADQDAVVVLDLHLGGVTPATAELRRLAEDGRRVVVYSMRADDEIALQCLELGALSYLTKAEGADHLVQAVRAAANGQSYTPPALAGALAGDRSETRPALSPRETEVLVEWFQSESKEFVAQRLNITLSTVNSHLERIRVKYAAIGRQAPTKAALVARAIQDGLIGLDDL; encoded by the coding sequence ATGGCGGACGACCTGACCACCGGCGAGGTGACGGCGGTCGTGGTGGACGACCACCCTGTCGTCCGGGCGGGCGTCGCGCACTGGCTGTCCACCGCGCAACCACCGATCACGCTCGTCGCCAGCGGCGAGGACCCCGGGGTGGCCTGGCAGGCCGACCAGGACGCCGTCGTCGTGCTCGACCTGCACCTCGGTGGCGTCACGCCCGCGACGGCCGAGCTGCGCAGGCTCGCCGAGGACGGGCGCAGGGTCGTCGTCTACTCGATGCGCGCCGACGACGAGATCGCCCTGCAGTGCCTGGAGCTCGGCGCGCTGAGCTACCTCACCAAGGCCGAGGGCGCCGACCACCTGGTGCAGGCGGTGCGGGCGGCGGCGAACGGCCAGTCCTACACCCCGCCCGCACTCGCCGGCGCGCTCGCGGGTGACCGGTCCGAGACGCGGCCCGCGTTGTCACCGCGCGAGACCGAGGTGCTGGTCGAGTGGTTCCAGTCGGAGTCGAAGGAGTTCGTGGCCCAGCGGCTCAACATCACGCTCAGCACGGTCAACTCCCACCTGGAACGGATCAGGGTGAAGTACGCCGCGATCGGACGGCAGGCACCCACCAAGGCGGCCCTGGTCGCGCGGGCGATCCAGGACGGGCTGATCGGCCTCGACGACCTCTGA